Proteins encoded by one window of Cyprinus carpio isolate SPL01 chromosome B6, ASM1834038v1, whole genome shotgun sequence:
- the LOC109075812 gene encoding vasculin-like protein 1 produces the protein MAQHDFVPAWLNFSTPQPAKSPAAPLEKHGEHFPRGDSRPGVNRRRHNSSDGFFNNDPLRAPGGDGWQQPSLLRHDSVDSGVAKGSQGGLGGGPGWKETPSWHGAQRGQEGPHHHHARHIKRGGGERDRQGGHRQRNGNFHPRKGGPYQDRYSDEERNDDKLKFVDEDFPSLNPETTGKPASQPRAVGTPAGVWENPPSAKQAMSKMLVIKKVSKEDPSAAFSAGFASAGPLPANGSKVSIPGPSVYKNLVPKPATAPTKPGPWKPNGRETKVGLHFSGRDSAFTSPVSVTKPLTPVSAPAHGTSKEPPSSTTPPIDITPSRLKLMRRSTDRKSEFLRGLKDERNGDVSDCHSPGAPAEGEGSIPEPKEFEESHENGISHSLSDSDPEHLSSSLEAEHRLLKAMGWQEYPENDDNFQPLTEDELKEFQAKTEQMKKIGLGRNGVLLKPRSVTLLTWRNTPNPGLEEGSESETSSSSQTSDDDDT, from the exons ATGGCGCAGCATGACTTTGTTCCTGCCTGGCTTAACTTCTCCACGCCTCAGCCCGCCAAG TCCCCTGCTGCCCCCCTTGAAAAACATGGAGAGCACTTTCCCCGCGGAGACAGCCGGCCGGGAGTAAACCGCCGCAGGCACAATTCTTCCGATGGCTTTTTCAACAATGACCCACTAAGAGCACCTGGAG GTGATGGGTGGCAGCAGCCATCTCTGTTGAGGCATGACTCTGTAGACTCTGGTGTTGCGAAGGGGAGTCAGGGGGGATTGGGAGGCGGACCAGGGTGGAAGGAGACCCCCAGCTGGCATGGGGCACAGAGGGGCCAGGAAGGTCCTCACCACCACCATGCTCGGCATATCAAACGTGGTGGAGGCGAGAGGGACAGACAAGGGGGTCACCGACAGCGTAATGGAAATTTTCATCCACGCAAAGGTGGCCCATATCAGGACAGATATTCTGATGAGGAGCGCAATGATGACAAGCTCAAGTTTGTTGATGAGGATTTT CCCTCCTTGAACCCAGAGACAACTGGAAAGCCAGCCAGTCAGCCTCGTGCTGTCGGGACTCCGGCAGGAGTATGGG AGAACCCTCCTAGTGCTAAGCAGGCTATGTCTAAGATGCTGGTCATTAAGAAAGTGTCTAAGGAGGATCCCAGTGCTGCGTTTTCGGCTGGTTTTGCCAGTGCTGGCCCTCTGCCCGCCAATGGTTCTAAAGTCTCCATCCCTGGACCCAGTGTCTACAAGAATCTGGTCCCCAAACCTGCCACTGCCCCTACCAAG CCTGGGCCATGGAAACCCAATGGAAGGGAAACTAAAGTGGGTTTGCATTTCTCTGGACGGGATTCGGCCTTCACCAGCCCAGTTTCTGTGACCAAACCTCTGACACCCGTCAGTGCACCTGCCCATGGCACTTCTAAAGAG CCGCCCTCCAGCACTACTCCTCCCATAGACATCACCCCCTCACGGCTAAAGCTGATGCGGCGCAGCACAGACCGTAAGAGTGAGTTCCTGCGTGGGCTAAAGGATGAAAGAAATGGGGATGTGAGTGACTGCCACAGCCCAGGAGCTCCAGCAGAG GGAGAGGGAAGTATCCCAGAACCAAAAGAGTTTGAAGAAAGTCATGAGAACGGCATCTCCCACTCTCTCAGTGACTCAGACCCAGAACACTTGTCCAGCTCTCTGGAGGCGGAACACAG GTTGCTGAAGGCAATGGGATGGCAAGAATACCCAGAAAATGATGACAACTTCCAGCCCCTCACTGAGGATGAACTCAAAGAGTTTCAAGCTAAAACTGAACAG ATGAAGAAGATTGGTCTGGGACGTAACGGTGTGCTCTTGAAGCCACGTAGTGTGACCCTGCTAACCTGGAGGAACACCCCTAACCCTGGCCTGGAAGAGGGCTCTGAGTCTGAGACGAGCAGTAGCAGCCAGACCTCCGATGATGATGATACCTAA
- the LOC109075807 gene encoding histone-binding protein N1/N2-like isoform X3, giving the protein MTAHAPKSSVKFESMEEKPCSSSAADSSVDVSEEAKKLIGTGKRHLVMGDVVSAVSVFQEACAMLAEKYGDTADECGEAFFLCGKALLELARMENTVLGNALEGVPEESSEEGEKQNDSKIESADNLDEKTRDELRAQVYDAMSEDKIQSEVDKEVGEGEQKNQEEVKEKVEASEEGDAASHKTEKPAKHKAEPSENEKLAEHEAKPAQHEEKPAEKSEGVDEGATIKEDVTASNGVTEKDEKVEEKNGNKENEEPMEEDGDDDDDDDDEEEDVEGETKDKESEEDEVGNLQLAWEMLEVSKVIYKRQDRKEDQLMAAQIYLKLGEVGAESGNYSQALEDFNECLTLQLKHLPSHSRLLAETHYQLGTTYSYTAQYSQAIEHFSSSIKVIESRLAMLQEVINKAEGAEAAKEEKSELEELKQLLPEITEKIEDAKEGQRTAAAASEAIHQTLAGASTSSAFPAENGGPSSSTVSPIPVRPADGASSSKSASDISHLVRKKRKPDDESPKKDSDAKKTKQETSVNGSGDSAHNGNGVQEKMEQEPASSSVETSA; this is encoded by the exons ATGACTGCACACGCGCCGAAGTCGAGCGTTAAGTTTGAAAG TATGGAGGAGAAACCTTGCTCGTCAAGCGCTGCAGACAG CTCCGTCGATGTTTCTGAGGAGGCAAAGAAGCTGATTGGCACGGGCAAACGGCACTTGGTGATGGGTGATGTTGTGTCTGCAGTCAGTGTGTTCCAGGAGGCTTGTGCTATGCT TGCTGAAAAGTATGGAGACACTGCTGATGAATGTGGTGAAGCTTTTTTCTTGTGTGGGAAAGCCCTTCTGGAGCTTGCCAG GATGGAGAATACAGTGCTTGGTAATGCTTTAGAGGGAGTCCCAGAAGAATCCTCAGAAGAGGGCGAGAAACAGAATGACTCTAAGATTGAAAGCGCAGACAACTTGGATG AGAAAACCAGAGATGAGCTTCGAGCACAGGTTTATGATGCCATGTCAGAGGACAAAATTCAGTCCGAGGTAGACAAAGAGGTGGGGGAAGGTGAGCAGAAGAACCAAGAGGAAGTTAAGGAGAAGGTTGAAGCATCAGAGGAAGGGGATGCAGCATCTCACAAAACAGAGAAACCAGCAAAACACAAGGCAGAGCCTTCAGAAAATGAGAAACTTGCTGAACATGAAGCAAAACCTGCTCAACATGAGGAGAAACCTGCTGAGAAGTCCGAAGGTGTGGATGAAGGTGCTACTATAAAGGAAGATGTCACTGCATCAAATGGAGTAACTGAAAAAGATGAAAAGGTTGAGgagaaaaatggaaataaagagAATGAAGAACCCATGGAAGAGGATGGAG atgatgatgatgacgatgatgatgaggaggaggatgtaGAGGGTGAAACAAAGGACAAG GAGAGTGAGGAGGATGAAGTTGGAAACCTGCAGTTGGCCTGGGAGATGCTTGAGGTTTCAAAGGTGATTTATAAAAG ACAAGACCGCAAAGAAGATCAGCTAATGGCGGCACAGATTTACCTGAAACTTGGAGAAGTTggagctgaatcag GTAACTACAGCCAGGCTCTGGAGGACTTCAATGAGTGTTTAACCTTGCAGCTGAAACACCTTCCCTCTCATAGTCGTCTTCTGGCTGAGACTCATTACCAGCTGGGCACAACTTACAGCTACACAGCCCAGTACAGCCAAGCCATTGAGCACTTCTCCAGCTCGATCAAAGTCATCGAGAGCCGTCTTG CTATGCTTCAGGAGGTAATAAACAAGGCGGAAGGTGCAGAGGCAGCAAAGGAGGAGAAGAGCGAGCTTGAGGAGTTGAAACAGTTACTGCCAGAAATCACTGAGAAGATTGAAGATGCCAAGGAGGGCCAGAGGACGGCTGCTGCAGCATCTGAAGCCATCCATCAGACTCTT GCAGGAGCATCCACTTCATCTGCATTCCCAGCTGAAAATGGCGGCCCATCCTCATCTACTGTTagtccg ATTCCTGTGAGGCCAGCTGATGGTGCGTCTTCCTCAAAATCTGCATCTGACATTTCACACCTTGTTCGCAAAAAG AGGAAACCAGACGATGAGAGTCCAAAAAAGGACAGTGATGCTAAAAAGACTAAACAGGAGACCTCAGTTAATGGCAGCGGTGACTCCGCCCACAACGGCAATGGAGTCCAGGAGAAAATGGAGCAGGAG cCAGCCAGTTCTTCTGTGGAGACATCAGCGTGA
- the LOC109075807 gene encoding histone-binding protein N1/N2-like isoform X2: MPEETAAASTAESMEEKPCSSSAADSSVDVSEEAKKLIGTGKRHLVMGDVVSAVSVFQEACAMLAEKYGDTADECGEAFFLCGKALLELARMENTVLGNALEGVPEESSEEGEKQNDSKIESADNLDEKTRDELRAQVYDAMSEDKIQSEVDKEVGEGEQKNQEEVKEKVEASEEGDAASHKTEKPAKHKAEPSENEKLAEHEAKPAQHEEKPAEKSEGVDEGATIKEDVTASNGVTEKDEKVEEKNGNKENEEPMEEDGGNDDDDDDDEEEDVEGETKDKESEEDEVGNLQLAWEMLEVSKVIYKRQDRKEDQLMAAQIYLKLGEVGAESGNYSQALEDFNECLTLQLKHLPSHSRLLAETHYQLGTTYSYTAQYSQAIEHFSSSIKVIESRLAMLQEVINKAEGAEAAKEEKSELEELKQLLPEITEKIEDAKEGQRTAAAASEAIHQTLAGASTSSAFPAENGGPSSSTVSPIPVRPADGASSSKSASDISHLVRKKRKPDDESPKKDSDAKKTKQETSVNGSGDSAHNGNGVQEKMEQEPASSSVETSA, encoded by the exons ATGCCAGAGGAAACAGCAGCTGCTTCAACTGCCGAAAG TATGGAGGAGAAACCTTGCTCGTCAAGCGCTGCAGACAG CTCCGTCGATGTTTCTGAGGAGGCAAAGAAGCTGATTGGCACGGGCAAACGGCACTTGGTGATGGGTGATGTTGTGTCTGCAGTCAGTGTGTTCCAGGAGGCTTGTGCTATGCT TGCTGAAAAGTATGGAGACACTGCTGATGAATGTGGTGAAGCTTTTTTCTTGTGTGGGAAAGCCCTTCTGGAGCTTGCCAG GATGGAGAATACAGTGCTTGGTAATGCTTTAGAGGGAGTCCCAGAAGAATCCTCAGAAGAGGGCGAGAAACAGAATGACTCTAAGATTGAAAGCGCAGACAACTTGGATG AGAAAACCAGAGATGAGCTTCGAGCACAGGTTTATGATGCCATGTCAGAGGACAAAATTCAGTCCGAGGTAGACAAAGAGGTGGGGGAAGGTGAGCAGAAGAACCAAGAGGAAGTTAAGGAGAAGGTTGAAGCATCAGAGGAAGGGGATGCAGCATCTCACAAAACAGAGAAACCAGCAAAACACAAGGCAGAGCCTTCAGAAAATGAGAAACTTGCTGAACATGAAGCAAAACCTGCTCAACATGAGGAGAAACCTGCTGAGAAGTCCGAAGGTGTGGATGAAGGTGCTACTATAAAGGAAGATGTCACTGCATCAAATGGAGTAACTGAAAAAGATGAAAAGGTTGAGgagaaaaatggaaataaagagAATGAAGAACCCATGGAAGAGGATGGAGGTA atgatgatgatgacgatgatgatgaggaggaggatgtaGAGGGTGAAACAAAGGACAAG GAGAGTGAGGAGGATGAAGTTGGAAACCTGCAGTTGGCCTGGGAGATGCTTGAGGTTTCAAAGGTGATTTATAAAAG ACAAGACCGCAAAGAAGATCAGCTAATGGCGGCACAGATTTACCTGAAACTTGGAGAAGTTggagctgaatcag GTAACTACAGCCAGGCTCTGGAGGACTTCAATGAGTGTTTAACCTTGCAGCTGAAACACCTTCCCTCTCATAGTCGTCTTCTGGCTGAGACTCATTACCAGCTGGGCACAACTTACAGCTACACAGCCCAGTACAGCCAAGCCATTGAGCACTTCTCCAGCTCGATCAAAGTCATCGAGAGCCGTCTTG CTATGCTTCAGGAGGTAATAAACAAGGCGGAAGGTGCAGAGGCAGCAAAGGAGGAGAAGAGCGAGCTTGAGGAGTTGAAACAGTTACTGCCAGAAATCACTGAGAAGATTGAAGATGCCAAGGAGGGCCAGAGGACGGCTGCTGCAGCATCTGAAGCCATCCATCAGACTCTT GCAGGAGCATCCACTTCATCTGCATTCCCAGCTGAAAATGGCGGCCCATCCTCATCTACTGTTagtccg ATTCCTGTGAGGCCAGCTGATGGTGCGTCTTCCTCAAAATCTGCATCTGACATTTCACACCTTGTTCGCAAAAAG AGGAAACCAGACGATGAGAGTCCAAAAAAGGACAGTGATGCTAAAAAGACTAAACAGGAGACCTCAGTTAATGGCAGCGGTGACTCCGCCCACAACGGCAATGGAGTCCAGGAGAAAATGGAGCAGGAG cCAGCCAGTTCTTCTGTGGAGACATCAGCGTGA
- the LOC109075807 gene encoding nuclear autoantigenic sperm protein-like isoform X6, protein MPEETAAASTAESMEEKPCSSSAADSSVDVSEEAKKLIGTGKRHLVMGDVVSAVSVFQEACAMLAEKYGDTADECGEAFFLCGKALLELARMENTVLGNALEGVPEESSEEGEKQNDSKIESADNLDDDDDDDDDEEEDVEGETKDKESEEDEVGNLQLAWEMLEVSKVIYKRQDRKEDQLMAAQIYLKLGEVGAESGNYSQALEDFNECLTLQLKHLPSHSRLLAETHYQLGTTYSYTAQYSQAIEHFSSSIKVIESRLAMLQEVINKAEGAEAAKEEKSELEELKQLLPEITEKIEDAKEGQRTAAAASEAIHQTLAGASTSSAFPAENGGPSSSTVSPIPVRPADGASSSKSASDISHLVRKKRKPDDESPKKDSDAKKTKQETSVNGSGDSAHNGNGVQEKMEQEPASSSVETSA, encoded by the exons ATGCCAGAGGAAACAGCAGCTGCTTCAACTGCCGAAAG TATGGAGGAGAAACCTTGCTCGTCAAGCGCTGCAGACAG CTCCGTCGATGTTTCTGAGGAGGCAAAGAAGCTGATTGGCACGGGCAAACGGCACTTGGTGATGGGTGATGTTGTGTCTGCAGTCAGTGTGTTCCAGGAGGCTTGTGCTATGCT TGCTGAAAAGTATGGAGACACTGCTGATGAATGTGGTGAAGCTTTTTTCTTGTGTGGGAAAGCCCTTCTGGAGCTTGCCAG GATGGAGAATACAGTGCTTGGTAATGCTTTAGAGGGAGTCCCAGAAGAATCCTCAGAAGAGGGCGAGAAACAGAATGACTCTAAGATTGAAAGCGCAGACAACTTGGATG atgatgatgatgacgatgatgatgaggaggaggatgtaGAGGGTGAAACAAAGGACAAG GAGAGTGAGGAGGATGAAGTTGGAAACCTGCAGTTGGCCTGGGAGATGCTTGAGGTTTCAAAGGTGATTTATAAAAG ACAAGACCGCAAAGAAGATCAGCTAATGGCGGCACAGATTTACCTGAAACTTGGAGAAGTTggagctgaatcag GTAACTACAGCCAGGCTCTGGAGGACTTCAATGAGTGTTTAACCTTGCAGCTGAAACACCTTCCCTCTCATAGTCGTCTTCTGGCTGAGACTCATTACCAGCTGGGCACAACTTACAGCTACACAGCCCAGTACAGCCAAGCCATTGAGCACTTCTCCAGCTCGATCAAAGTCATCGAGAGCCGTCTTG CTATGCTTCAGGAGGTAATAAACAAGGCGGAAGGTGCAGAGGCAGCAAAGGAGGAGAAGAGCGAGCTTGAGGAGTTGAAACAGTTACTGCCAGAAATCACTGAGAAGATTGAAGATGCCAAGGAGGGCCAGAGGACGGCTGCTGCAGCATCTGAAGCCATCCATCAGACTCTT GCAGGAGCATCCACTTCATCTGCATTCCCAGCTGAAAATGGCGGCCCATCCTCATCTACTGTTagtccg ATTCCTGTGAGGCCAGCTGATGGTGCGTCTTCCTCAAAATCTGCATCTGACATTTCACACCTTGTTCGCAAAAAG AGGAAACCAGACGATGAGAGTCCAAAAAAGGACAGTGATGCTAAAAAGACTAAACAGGAGACCTCAGTTAATGGCAGCGGTGACTCCGCCCACAACGGCAATGGAGTCCAGGAGAAAATGGAGCAGGAG cCAGCCAGTTCTTCTGTGGAGACATCAGCGTGA
- the LOC109075807 gene encoding nuclear autoantigenic sperm protein-like isoform X5 — protein sequence MTAHAPKSSVKFESMEEKPCSSSAADSSVDVSEEAKKLIGTGKRHLVMGDVVSAVSVFQEACAMLAEKYGDTADECGEAFFLCGKALLELARMENTVLGNALEGVPEESSEEGEKQNDSKIESADNLDDDDDDDDDEEEDVEGETKDKESEEDEVGNLQLAWEMLEVSKVIYKRQDRKEDQLMAAQIYLKLGEVGAESGNYSQALEDFNECLTLQLKHLPSHSRLLAETHYQLGTTYSYTAQYSQAIEHFSSSIKVIESRLAMLQEVINKAEGAEAAKEEKSELEELKQLLPEITEKIEDAKEGQRTAAAASEAIHQTLAGASTSSAFPAENGGPSSSTVSPIPVRPADGASSSKSASDISHLVRKKRKPDDESPKKDSDAKKTKQETSVNGSGDSAHNGNGVQEKMEQEPASSSVETSA from the exons ATGACTGCACACGCGCCGAAGTCGAGCGTTAAGTTTGAAAG TATGGAGGAGAAACCTTGCTCGTCAAGCGCTGCAGACAG CTCCGTCGATGTTTCTGAGGAGGCAAAGAAGCTGATTGGCACGGGCAAACGGCACTTGGTGATGGGTGATGTTGTGTCTGCAGTCAGTGTGTTCCAGGAGGCTTGTGCTATGCT TGCTGAAAAGTATGGAGACACTGCTGATGAATGTGGTGAAGCTTTTTTCTTGTGTGGGAAAGCCCTTCTGGAGCTTGCCAG GATGGAGAATACAGTGCTTGGTAATGCTTTAGAGGGAGTCCCAGAAGAATCCTCAGAAGAGGGCGAGAAACAGAATGACTCTAAGATTGAAAGCGCAGACAACTTGGATG atgatgatgatgacgatgatgatgaggaggaggatgtaGAGGGTGAAACAAAGGACAAG GAGAGTGAGGAGGATGAAGTTGGAAACCTGCAGTTGGCCTGGGAGATGCTTGAGGTTTCAAAGGTGATTTATAAAAG ACAAGACCGCAAAGAAGATCAGCTAATGGCGGCACAGATTTACCTGAAACTTGGAGAAGTTggagctgaatcag GTAACTACAGCCAGGCTCTGGAGGACTTCAATGAGTGTTTAACCTTGCAGCTGAAACACCTTCCCTCTCATAGTCGTCTTCTGGCTGAGACTCATTACCAGCTGGGCACAACTTACAGCTACACAGCCCAGTACAGCCAAGCCATTGAGCACTTCTCCAGCTCGATCAAAGTCATCGAGAGCCGTCTTG CTATGCTTCAGGAGGTAATAAACAAGGCGGAAGGTGCAGAGGCAGCAAAGGAGGAGAAGAGCGAGCTTGAGGAGTTGAAACAGTTACTGCCAGAAATCACTGAGAAGATTGAAGATGCCAAGGAGGGCCAGAGGACGGCTGCTGCAGCATCTGAAGCCATCCATCAGACTCTT GCAGGAGCATCCACTTCATCTGCATTCCCAGCTGAAAATGGCGGCCCATCCTCATCTACTGTTagtccg ATTCCTGTGAGGCCAGCTGATGGTGCGTCTTCCTCAAAATCTGCATCTGACATTTCACACCTTGTTCGCAAAAAG AGGAAACCAGACGATGAGAGTCCAAAAAAGGACAGTGATGCTAAAAAGACTAAACAGGAGACCTCAGTTAATGGCAGCGGTGACTCCGCCCACAACGGCAATGGAGTCCAGGAGAAAATGGAGCAGGAG cCAGCCAGTTCTTCTGTGGAGACATCAGCGTGA
- the LOC109075807 gene encoding histone-binding protein N1/N2-like isoform X4 yields the protein MTAHAPKSSVKFESMEEKPCSSSAADSSVDVSEEAKKLIGTGKRHLVMGDVVSAVSVFQEACAMLAEKYGDTADECGEAFFLCGKALLELARMENTVLGNALEGVPEESSEEGEKQNDSKIESADNLDEKTRDELRAQVYDAMSEDKIQSEVDKEVGEGEQKNQEEVKEKVEASEEGDAASHKTEKPAKHKAEPSENEKLAEHEAKPAQHEEKPAEKSEGVDEGATIKEDVTASNGVTEKDEKVEEKNGNKENEEPMEEDGGNDDDDDDDEEEDVEGETKDKESEEDEVGNLQLAWEMLEVSKVIYKRQDRKEDQLMAAQIYLKLGEVGAESGNYSQALEDFNECLTLQLKHLPSHSRLLAETHYQLGTTYSYTAQYSQAIEHFSSSIKVIESRLAMLQEVINKAEGAEAAKEEKSELEELKQLLPEITEKIEDAKEGQRTAAAASEAIHQTLAGASTSSAFPAENGGPSSSTVSPIPVRPADGASSSKSASDISHLVRKKPASSSVETSA from the exons ATGACTGCACACGCGCCGAAGTCGAGCGTTAAGTTTGAAAG TATGGAGGAGAAACCTTGCTCGTCAAGCGCTGCAGACAG CTCCGTCGATGTTTCTGAGGAGGCAAAGAAGCTGATTGGCACGGGCAAACGGCACTTGGTGATGGGTGATGTTGTGTCTGCAGTCAGTGTGTTCCAGGAGGCTTGTGCTATGCT TGCTGAAAAGTATGGAGACACTGCTGATGAATGTGGTGAAGCTTTTTTCTTGTGTGGGAAAGCCCTTCTGGAGCTTGCCAG GATGGAGAATACAGTGCTTGGTAATGCTTTAGAGGGAGTCCCAGAAGAATCCTCAGAAGAGGGCGAGAAACAGAATGACTCTAAGATTGAAAGCGCAGACAACTTGGATG AGAAAACCAGAGATGAGCTTCGAGCACAGGTTTATGATGCCATGTCAGAGGACAAAATTCAGTCCGAGGTAGACAAAGAGGTGGGGGAAGGTGAGCAGAAGAACCAAGAGGAAGTTAAGGAGAAGGTTGAAGCATCAGAGGAAGGGGATGCAGCATCTCACAAAACAGAGAAACCAGCAAAACACAAGGCAGAGCCTTCAGAAAATGAGAAACTTGCTGAACATGAAGCAAAACCTGCTCAACATGAGGAGAAACCTGCTGAGAAGTCCGAAGGTGTGGATGAAGGTGCTACTATAAAGGAAGATGTCACTGCATCAAATGGAGTAACTGAAAAAGATGAAAAGGTTGAGgagaaaaatggaaataaagagAATGAAGAACCCATGGAAGAGGATGGAGGTA atgatgatgatgacgatgatgatgaggaggaggatgtaGAGGGTGAAACAAAGGACAAG GAGAGTGAGGAGGATGAAGTTGGAAACCTGCAGTTGGCCTGGGAGATGCTTGAGGTTTCAAAGGTGATTTATAAAAG ACAAGACCGCAAAGAAGATCAGCTAATGGCGGCACAGATTTACCTGAAACTTGGAGAAGTTggagctgaatcag GTAACTACAGCCAGGCTCTGGAGGACTTCAATGAGTGTTTAACCTTGCAGCTGAAACACCTTCCCTCTCATAGTCGTCTTCTGGCTGAGACTCATTACCAGCTGGGCACAACTTACAGCTACACAGCCCAGTACAGCCAAGCCATTGAGCACTTCTCCAGCTCGATCAAAGTCATCGAGAGCCGTCTTG CTATGCTTCAGGAGGTAATAAACAAGGCGGAAGGTGCAGAGGCAGCAAAGGAGGAGAAGAGCGAGCTTGAGGAGTTGAAACAGTTACTGCCAGAAATCACTGAGAAGATTGAAGATGCCAAGGAGGGCCAGAGGACGGCTGCTGCAGCATCTGAAGCCATCCATCAGACTCTT GCAGGAGCATCCACTTCATCTGCATTCCCAGCTGAAAATGGCGGCCCATCCTCATCTACTGTTagtccg ATTCCTGTGAGGCCAGCTGATGGTGCGTCTTCCTCAAAATCTGCATCTGACATTTCACACCTTGTTCGCAAAAAG cCAGCCAGTTCTTCTGTGGAGACATCAGCGTGA
- the LOC109075807 gene encoding histone-binding protein N1/N2-like isoform X1: MTAHAPKSSVKFESMEEKPCSSSAADSSVDVSEEAKKLIGTGKRHLVMGDVVSAVSVFQEACAMLAEKYGDTADECGEAFFLCGKALLELARMENTVLGNALEGVPEESSEEGEKQNDSKIESADNLDEKTRDELRAQVYDAMSEDKIQSEVDKEVGEGEQKNQEEVKEKVEASEEGDAASHKTEKPAKHKAEPSENEKLAEHEAKPAQHEEKPAEKSEGVDEGATIKEDVTASNGVTEKDEKVEEKNGNKENEEPMEEDGGNDDDDDDDEEEDVEGETKDKESEEDEVGNLQLAWEMLEVSKVIYKRQDRKEDQLMAAQIYLKLGEVGAESGNYSQALEDFNECLTLQLKHLPSHSRLLAETHYQLGTTYSYTAQYSQAIEHFSSSIKVIESRLAMLQEVINKAEGAEAAKEEKSELEELKQLLPEITEKIEDAKEGQRTAAAASEAIHQTLAGASTSSAFPAENGGPSSSTVSPIPVRPADGASSSKSASDISHLVRKKRKPDDESPKKDSDAKKTKQETSVNGSGDSAHNGNGVQEKMEQEPASSSVETSA, from the exons ATGACTGCACACGCGCCGAAGTCGAGCGTTAAGTTTGAAAG TATGGAGGAGAAACCTTGCTCGTCAAGCGCTGCAGACAG CTCCGTCGATGTTTCTGAGGAGGCAAAGAAGCTGATTGGCACGGGCAAACGGCACTTGGTGATGGGTGATGTTGTGTCTGCAGTCAGTGTGTTCCAGGAGGCTTGTGCTATGCT TGCTGAAAAGTATGGAGACACTGCTGATGAATGTGGTGAAGCTTTTTTCTTGTGTGGGAAAGCCCTTCTGGAGCTTGCCAG GATGGAGAATACAGTGCTTGGTAATGCTTTAGAGGGAGTCCCAGAAGAATCCTCAGAAGAGGGCGAGAAACAGAATGACTCTAAGATTGAAAGCGCAGACAACTTGGATG AGAAAACCAGAGATGAGCTTCGAGCACAGGTTTATGATGCCATGTCAGAGGACAAAATTCAGTCCGAGGTAGACAAAGAGGTGGGGGAAGGTGAGCAGAAGAACCAAGAGGAAGTTAAGGAGAAGGTTGAAGCATCAGAGGAAGGGGATGCAGCATCTCACAAAACAGAGAAACCAGCAAAACACAAGGCAGAGCCTTCAGAAAATGAGAAACTTGCTGAACATGAAGCAAAACCTGCTCAACATGAGGAGAAACCTGCTGAGAAGTCCGAAGGTGTGGATGAAGGTGCTACTATAAAGGAAGATGTCACTGCATCAAATGGAGTAACTGAAAAAGATGAAAAGGTTGAGgagaaaaatggaaataaagagAATGAAGAACCCATGGAAGAGGATGGAGGTA atgatgatgatgacgatgatgatgaggaggaggatgtaGAGGGTGAAACAAAGGACAAG GAGAGTGAGGAGGATGAAGTTGGAAACCTGCAGTTGGCCTGGGAGATGCTTGAGGTTTCAAAGGTGATTTATAAAAG ACAAGACCGCAAAGAAGATCAGCTAATGGCGGCACAGATTTACCTGAAACTTGGAGAAGTTggagctgaatcag GTAACTACAGCCAGGCTCTGGAGGACTTCAATGAGTGTTTAACCTTGCAGCTGAAACACCTTCCCTCTCATAGTCGTCTTCTGGCTGAGACTCATTACCAGCTGGGCACAACTTACAGCTACACAGCCCAGTACAGCCAAGCCATTGAGCACTTCTCCAGCTCGATCAAAGTCATCGAGAGCCGTCTTG CTATGCTTCAGGAGGTAATAAACAAGGCGGAAGGTGCAGAGGCAGCAAAGGAGGAGAAGAGCGAGCTTGAGGAGTTGAAACAGTTACTGCCAGAAATCACTGAGAAGATTGAAGATGCCAAGGAGGGCCAGAGGACGGCTGCTGCAGCATCTGAAGCCATCCATCAGACTCTT GCAGGAGCATCCACTTCATCTGCATTCCCAGCTGAAAATGGCGGCCCATCCTCATCTACTGTTagtccg ATTCCTGTGAGGCCAGCTGATGGTGCGTCTTCCTCAAAATCTGCATCTGACATTTCACACCTTGTTCGCAAAAAG AGGAAACCAGACGATGAGAGTCCAAAAAAGGACAGTGATGCTAAAAAGACTAAACAGGAGACCTCAGTTAATGGCAGCGGTGACTCCGCCCACAACGGCAATGGAGTCCAGGAGAAAATGGAGCAGGAG cCAGCCAGTTCTTCTGTGGAGACATCAGCGTGA